The Synechocystis sp. PCC 7509 genome includes a window with the following:
- a CDS encoding non-ribosomal peptide synthetase, which yields MENLYLQAEKLELLDYLLAEAEITSSQPTIAPRSSSENLPLSFAQQRLWFLNQLKPNSPFYNISAALRLKGVLNITALENSFNEIIRRHEVLRTAFTVVDGQPIQVVTPCQKLTIKLIDLTNLSIVEREVEVQKLAVQEVGQPFNLGSGLLVRSTLLRLGESEHILVFAMHHIVSDGWSIDVLVQEVATLYECYCNGKPSPLPDLTIQYADYAVWQRQYLQGEVLERQLDYWKQQLGSNLPVLELPTDRSRSHSQSFRGASQSFYLPQNLVIALKSLSQQESCTLFMTFLAAFQVLLSRYAGMRDIVIGTPIANRDRTETERLIGFFVNTLVLRTDLSDNPSFRELLKRVRETTLGAYDHQDLPFDLLVEALNPQRDLSHTPLFQVMFVWQNTSMSQVELSGLTWETVETDSKTAKFDLTLLMDETELGLRGALEYNTDLFEATTISRMVEHLQIVLEGIVANPSQSVSQIPLTPQLDWNFTKAEYVLDRCIHELFSDRAAQTPEAVAVVFADKQLTYKQLNTQANQLAHYLQKLGVRPDSLVGICVERSLEMVVGLLGILKAGGAYLPLDPDYPQERLAFMLEDAGISILLTQERLANLLPEQAQVICLDSDWEEIAQASQDNLNSTVQPENIAYAIYTSGSTGVPKAVMIPHRAICNHMLWMQGEFPLTPADCVLQKTPFSFDASVWEFYAPLLAGGKLLLAQPGGHQDNTYLVDLIAAQQVTILQLVPTQLGSLLEDPRIAHCQSLRRVFCGGEVLTTDLQQRFFSCLPKVELYNLYGPTEATIDTTFWRCQFEDEYRVVPIGNAIANVQVYVLDSYLQLVPVGVAGEIYIGGDSLARCYGNFPDLTAQKFIPHPFATGKRLYKTGDLGRYRTDGALEFLGRIDSQVKLRGFRIELGEIEAQLGQHPNVKQNVAIIREDVPSQQRLVAYIIARQPSPTVSELRSFLKQRLPDYTIPAIFIFLDVLPLLPNGKIDRNSLPLPDLQRSNLEFTAPRNSIEATLVQIWSQVLQIENIGVDDNFFELGGDSILSLQVIAKANQAGLQLSPKQIFEEQTIAQLAKVASTTTVLQAEQGLVTGSLPLTPIQHWFFEQELTDLHHWNQAVMLEVPQTSDRQIWEQVVQKLLEHHDVLRSHFTQTASICPSPANTPPFTVVDLSALPVSQQKQAIETTAATLQASLNLSGQLVKVVLFQLGREQPSRLLAIAHHLIIDGVSWRILLEDLQTAYQQLSHGQIIELPAKTTSFKQWAEQLRIYAQSSAVESERDYWLSQAYLQPLPVDFTNGENIEATAATVSVSLSQQETQALLQEIPAAYQTQINDVLLTALVQAFSQWTGVNSLLIDLEGHGREDIIPNIDLSRTIGWFTTIFPVYLHLESNSAPETALKTIKEQLRSIPHRGINYGVLRYLCRDEGLQALPQAEVKFNYLGQFDRVLSIFQSASESSGLTQSPRGKRNCLLEINGLIIENQLRLNWTYSQAVHQHTTVTKLAESFISALRSLIAHCKSPNAGGYTPTDFPQMQFSQQELDSLIAELN from the coding sequence ATGGAAAACTTATATTTACAAGCTGAAAAACTGGAACTGTTGGATTACTTATTAGCAGAAGCAGAAATTACATCTTCTCAACCAACAATTGCGCCGCGCTCAAGTTCTGAGAATTTGCCCTTATCTTTTGCTCAACAACGTTTATGGTTTCTCAATCAGTTAAAACCAAACAGTCCTTTTTACAATATTTCTGCGGCTTTGCGCTTGAAAGGCGTACTCAATATTACCGCCTTAGAAAATAGTTTTAACGAAATTATCCGGCGACACGAAGTTTTGCGAACGGCATTTACTGTTGTTGATGGGCAACCGATTCAAGTTGTTACTCCCTGCCAAAAGTTAACTATTAAATTAATCGATCTTACTAATTTATCAATTGTAGAACGTGAAGTTGAGGTACAAAAACTAGCGGTTCAAGAAGTTGGGCAACCTTTCAACTTAGGATCTGGGCTTTTGGTTAGAAGTACATTGTTACGTCTGGGCGAGTCAGAACATATATTAGTGTTTGCTATGCACCACATTGTTAGCGATGGTTGGTCAATAGATGTGTTGGTGCAGGAGGTAGCAACGTTATACGAATGTTACTGTAACGGCAAACCATCCCCTTTACCAGATTTAACTATTCAGTACGCCGACTATGCAGTTTGGCAACGACAGTATTTACAAGGGGAAGTTTTAGAACGTCAGCTTGATTACTGGAAGCAGCAACTAGGAAGCAATTTACCAGTTTTAGAGTTGCCTACAGATCGATCGCGATCGCATAGCCAATCTTTTCGCGGTGCAAGTCAATCTTTTTACCTCCCTCAAAACTTAGTTATTGCGCTTAAAAGCCTCAGCCAGCAGGAAAGTTGTACTTTGTTTATGACTTTTTTGGCAGCTTTTCAAGTGTTACTTTCTCGTTATGCGGGAATGAGGGATATTGTTATCGGTACGCCAATTGCCAACCGCGATCGCACGGAAACCGAAAGGTTAATTGGCTTTTTTGTCAATACTTTAGTATTGCGGACTGATTTGTCAGATAATCCTAGCTTTCGAGAACTATTAAAGCGGGTACGGGAGACAACTTTAGGTGCTTACGATCATCAAGATTTGCCTTTCGATTTATTGGTAGAAGCTTTAAATCCGCAGCGAGATTTGAGTCATACGCCTTTGTTTCAAGTAATGTTTGTCTGGCAAAATACGTCAATGTCCCAAGTAGAACTATCTGGTTTGACTTGGGAAACTGTAGAGACTGATAGCAAAACAGCTAAGTTTGATTTGACTTTATTAATGGACGAAACCGAGTTAGGGCTAAGGGGTGCATTGGAATATAACACCGATTTGTTTGAGGCGACAACTATTAGCCGAATGGTAGAACATTTACAGATTGTTCTTGAGGGTATTGTTGCAAATCCTAGTCAGTCCGTCTCCCAAATCCCTCTAACCCCGCAGCTAGATTGGAATTTTACTAAAGCTGAATATGTTTTAGATCGCTGCATTCATGAGTTATTTAGCGATCGCGCCGCCCAAACACCCGAAGCCGTCGCCGTTGTATTTGCTGACAAACAATTAACTTACAAGCAGCTAAATACTCAGGCAAATCAGTTAGCGCATTACCTGCAAAAACTAGGTGTTCGTCCCGATTCTTTGGTAGGTATTTGTGTCGAACGTTCCTTAGAAATGGTGGTAGGACTTTTAGGCATTCTCAAAGCTGGAGGCGCTTATTTACCTCTAGATCCCGATTACCCCCAAGAACGGTTGGCATTTATGTTAGAAGATGCGGGTATATCAATATTACTGACTCAGGAAAGATTAGCTAATTTGCTGCCCGAACAAGCACAAGTCATTTGTTTAGATAGTGACTGGGAAGAAATCGCCCAAGCAAGTCAGGACAACCTCAATAGCACTGTACAACCGGAAAACATCGCCTATGCCATTTATACATCTGGTTCTACAGGCGTTCCTAAAGCTGTAATGATTCCCCATAGGGCAATTTGCAATCATATGTTATGGATGCAAGGGGAATTTCCTTTAACACCCGCAGATTGCGTACTTCAGAAAACCCCCTTTAGCTTCGATGCGTCTGTTTGGGAATTTTACGCCCCTCTATTGGCTGGTGGTAAATTACTGTTAGCCCAACCTGGCGGACATCAAGACAATACTTATTTAGTTGACCTAATTGCCGCCCAACAAGTAACTATTTTGCAATTAGTACCCACGCAACTAGGATCGCTATTAGAAGATCCAAGAATCGCCCACTGTCAAAGTTTGCGGCGGGTATTTTGTGGCGGGGAAGTATTAACTACTGACTTGCAACAGCGATTTTTTAGCTGTTTACCAAAGGTAGAACTGTACAATCTTTATGGCCCGACTGAAGCAACGATTGATACTACCTTTTGGCGATGTCAGTTTGAGGATGAATATAGAGTAGTACCGATTGGCAATGCGATCGCCAATGTGCAAGTTTATGTCTTAGACTCCTACCTCCAGTTAGTTCCTGTAGGTGTAGCTGGCGAAATTTATATTGGTGGTGATAGTTTAGCGCGCTGTTATGGCAATTTCCCAGATTTGACCGCCCAAAAGTTTATTCCTCATCCTTTTGCTACGGGGAAGCGCCTATATAAAACTGGAGATTTGGGGCGTTATCGAACCGATGGCGCGCTCGAATTTCTCGGTCGTATTGATAGCCAAGTAAAGTTAAGAGGTTTTCGCATTGAGTTAGGAGAAATCGAAGCGCAACTGGGCCAACACCCCAATGTAAAACAAAACGTTGCGATCATCCGGGAAGACGTACCAAGTCAACAGCGCTTAGTAGCTTATATTATTGCTCGTCAGCCGTCCCCCACCGTTAGCGAACTGCGGAGTTTTTTAAAACAGAGACTACCCGACTATACAATTCCAGCTATCTTTATTTTCTTAGATGTTTTGCCACTTTTACCCAATGGCAAGATAGACCGAAATTCTTTACCATTACCCGATCTTCAGAGATCGAATTTAGAGTTTACCGCGCCCCGTAACTCTATTGAAGCAACCTTAGTTCAAATTTGGAGCCAAGTTTTACAAATAGAAAATATTGGCGTAGATGATAACTTTTTTGAATTGGGTGGTGACTCAATTCTCAGCTTGCAGGTAATCGCCAAAGCCAATCAAGCAGGTTTGCAACTATCGCCTAAGCAAATATTTGAGGAGCAAACGATCGCTCAATTAGCCAAAGTTGCTAGTACAACAACAGTATTGCAGGCAGAACAAGGACTTGTTACGGGTTCTCTACCTTTAACACCTATTCAACACTGGTTTTTTGAGCAGGAACTTACCGATCTGCACCATTGGAATCAGGCAGTTATGCTAGAAGTGCCTCAAACAAGCGATCGCCAAATTTGGGAGCAAGTAGTTCAAAAACTGCTCGAACATCATGATGTTCTGCGATCGCACTTTACCCAAACGGCATCTATTTGTCCTTCTCCCGCTAATACACCACCTTTTACCGTTGTTGATTTATCAGCTTTGCCTGTAAGTCAGCAAAAGCAGGCAATTGAGACTACCGCCGCCACTTTGCAAGCAAGCTTAAACTTATCTGGGCAATTAGTAAAAGTTGTCTTATTTCAACTAGGAAGGGAACAGCCTAGCCGATTATTAGCGATCGCTCATCATCTAATTATCGATGGTGTTTCTTGGCGCATATTACTAGAAGACTTGCAAACAGCTTATCAGCAGCTTAGTCACGGTCAAATAATTGAACTACCAGCAAAAACAACCTCTTTCAAACAGTGGGCGGAACAACTAAGAATATACGCTCAATCTAGCGCCGTAGAATCCGAGCGAGATTACTGGCTTAGTCAAGCTTATTTACAGCCTCTACCCGTAGATTTTACCAATGGTGAAAATATTGAAGCTACGGCGGCTACTGTATCGGTTTCCCTTAGCCAGCAAGAAACCCAAGCTTTGTTACAGGAAATACCCGCCGCCTATCAAACTCAAATTAATGATGTATTACTAACGGCATTAGTCCAAGCTTTTTCGCAGTGGACGGGGGTAAATTCCCTCTTAATTGACTTAGAAGGTCACGGACGAGAAGATATTATTCCTAATATTGACTTATCGCGGACAATTGGCTGGTTTACTACTATTTTCCCCGTATATTTGCACCTAGAATCAAATAGCGCCCCAGAAACGGCATTAAAGACGATCAAAGAGCAATTGCGTAGCATCCCGCACCGAGGAATTAATTATGGTGTATTGCGCTATCTTTGCCGAGACGAGGGGCTGCAAGCACTGCCCCAAGCGGAAGTGAAGTTTAATTACTTAGGTCAGTTCGACCGAGTATTGTCTATATTTCAAAGCGCGTCCGAATCTAGCGGTTTAACTCAAAGCCCACGCGGAAAGCGTAACTGTTTATTAGAGATCAATGGATTAATTATCGAAAATCAGTTGCGCCTAAATTGGACTTACAGCCAAGCCGTACATCAACACACCACCGTTACTAAGTTAGCTGAGAGCTTTATTAGTGCATTGCGATCGCTAATTGCTCACTGTAAATCTCCCAATGCTGGCGGTTACACGCCTACAGATTTTCCCCAAATGCAATTTTCGCAACAAGAACTAGACAGCTTAATTGCTGAACTAAACTAA